ACCGCATTAAGACCGAGCGTTCGGCCGCCAGTACCCCGGAGCCGCGCACCACCCATATGCTGAGCAATATCGAGCTGCTCGGCCAGGAGGGTGACACTGTCACGGTGCGTTACAACTGGTGCACCTGGAGCCACCGTTACCAGAAAACCGACCAGTTTTTCGGCACCACTACGCTGACCCTGCACACGGCCGACAGCGGGCTGGTGATCATGAAGAAAGTGGTGCAACTGAACAACGATTATATCAATCAGGTTATTGATATTTATCATATTTAAAGGAGTGCGCCATGTATAACGTCGCGCTGAATTTTGAGGATGGCGTAACGCGCTTCATCCAGTGCAATGATAATGAAAAAGTGCTGGATGCGGCCTACCGCCAGAAAATTAACCTGCCGATGGACTGCTCCGACGGGGTGTGCGGCACCTGTAAATGCCACTGTGAGTCCGGCGAGTTTGACCTTGGCGATGAGTATATCGACGAGGCGCTCTCCGACCAGGAGCGGGCAAAAGGCATGGTGCTGACCTGCCAGATGGTGCCCACCTCGGACTGTGTTATCCAGATCCCGATGGCCTCCACCCTGTGTAAGACCGGCGACCAGCAGTTTACCGCCAGCATCGGGCGGGTGGCGTCGCTCTCGGACAGCGCCATCGAGCTGGAGCTGAACCTGACCAGCCACCCGGGGATCACCTTTTTACCGGGGCAGTACATCAATATCCAGGTGCCGGGCAGCGATGCCTGGCGGGCTTACTCCTTCAGCTCAAAGCCGGGCAGCGCGCAGCTC
This Shimwellia blattae DSM 4481 = NBRC 105725 DNA region includes the following protein-coding sequences:
- the benB gene encoding benzoate 1,2-dioxygenase small subunit; this translates as MNPLLQDVTQFLYREARLLDDRDWDNWLNCYHPEAVYWMPAWTDHDQLTRDPQREISLIYYGCRDGLEDRVYRIKTERSAASTPEPRTTHMLSNIELLGQEGDTVTVRYNWCTWSHRYQKTDQFFGTTTLTLHTADSGLVIMKKVVQLNNDYINQVIDIYHI